In Vibrio echinoideorum, the sequence GGTTAGCTTAAGCAAAGTGATTTGCAGATTATAAAAACAACAAAGCCAGCATCAATTGCTGGCTTTGTTCATTTCAATAACTATTTCGATGTAGCCATTAGCAGTTGCTGCAATCGTTGTCTGGCTTGAGCTCGCAGTCAATCACATTGCCTTGTTGATCAAGTGACAGGTTACAACACTCTTCAAACAGGTTTTTAAGATCCCCGCGACTTTTCTGAACACGAGACTTAACGGTCGAGTAGCTGATGTTTTGAGCCTCTGCGATCTCTTTTTGGCTTTGGCCTTTGATGTCGACAGCAAGCAGTAATGATGAACTTTGTTCAGGTAGCGCCTGAATAAAGGGTTCAATACATAATGAAAGCTTCTGTTTGAACTCAGAATTGTGGTCTAAATTGGTAAACCATAGATCTTCAGCATCAATTTGGCTGTCACGTTGTTGTCTAGCATGCTTACGATAGAAGTCGATAATGGTGTGATTGGCTAATTGGAATAGCCACGATTTTACGCTGCTTGTATCTTGGACTTTGTCTAGGTTTTGATAAGTCTTAATCAAGATCTCTTGAAGCAAGTCGTCTACATCGGCGGTGTTGCTCACCTTAGAATGCAAGAATGACTTTAACGCTTGCTGATACTCAGCCCAAACCTGTTCTAAGTCCAAAGATGCCCTATTCAAAGATGCCCTATTCAAAGGTGCTCCGTTCAAAGGTGCATTAGTTGCACTGTTCATTTACGCAACACTCGTCTTGTAAGAAATCAATCACGCCTTCTAGACATTCATACTCCGCCACGCAGAATAACGTTCTTCCTTCTCGTCTTTGGCTGATTAGTCCTGCCGATGCCAAGCTTGATATGTGGTGAGAAAGGGTAGACCCCGGAATTCCGAGCTCTTCTTGTAAGCCGCCAACCGCAATGCCTTGGTAGCCAGCTTTAACGACACTCTTATAAATAGTTAGGCGAATAGGGTGACCCAACTCTTTAAGTGCTTTCGCAACGACTTCTAAGTTCATATTAACTCCTCAAGATTTAATTTCGATATTAGTCGAAATATAGTCCGAATACAAATGTAAAAATAGTGATTCTATAACTTATTGAAAATTATTCCTTTTAAAAGTTAATTCGATTTTTATCGAAATAAATCTTGATCTGTTATGAAATATTTCTATAATTCGAGAATATTCGAAATTAAGGGTTGGT encodes:
- the sigZ gene encoding RNA polymerase sigma factor SigZ; its protein translation is MNSATNAPLNGAPLNRASLNRASLDLEQVWAEYQQALKSFLHSKVSNTADVDDLLQEILIKTYQNLDKVQDTSSVKSWLFQLANHTIIDFYRKHARQQRDSQIDAEDLWFTNLDHNSEFKQKLSLCIEPFIQALPEQSSSLLLAVDIKGQSQKEIAEAQNISYSTVKSRVQKSRGDLKNLFEECCNLSLDQQGNVIDCELKPDNDCSNC
- a CDS encoding ArsR/SmtB family transcription factor, which gives rise to MNLEVVAKALKELGHPIRLTIYKSVVKAGYQGIAVGGLQEELGIPGSTLSHHISSLASAGLISQRREGRTLFCVAEYECLEGVIDFLQDECCVNEQCN